A section of the Amblyomma americanum isolate KBUSLIRL-KWMA chromosome 2, ASM5285725v1, whole genome shotgun sequence genome encodes:
- the LOC144119406 gene encoding uncharacterized protein LOC144119406, with translation MEINVSKTKTMTFTRASNVHLSSYFMNSICIENVYTLKYLGVHLTSNLTWNDHIDEIISKANKTLGFIRRNLYLANQSTKLLAYTAQVRSKIEYASIIWNPNQTYLINKLESLQNKAARFITKTYSRTSSITAIKKSLQLPSLETRRLLALLSHFHRLYHAPSSFTASHIKPPQKIFPRLDHPFKVRPMFARTNLLRQSPLFLAIHHWNKLPKEIASIRDHDSFVSNLKRSFTHVG, from the coding sequence atggaaattaatgtttctaaaacaaaaactatgacatttaccagagccagtaacgttcacttaagttcatattttatgaacagcatatgcatagagaatgtgtatacattaaaatatttgggagtccatttaacttctaaccttacatggaatgatcacattgatgaaataatttcgaaagcaaataaaacacttggtttcattaggcgaaatttatatttagcaaatcagtcaactaaattattagcttacacagctcaagttcgctcaaagattgaatacgcttccataatatggaatccaaatcagacttacctaataaacaagctggaatctttacaaaataaagcGGCACGCTTCATCACTAAAACATACTCTAGAACATCCAGCATCACGGCTATCAAAAAGTCCCTCCAATTGCCGTCTCTAGAAACACGACGACTGTTAGCACTACTTTCCCATTTCCACCGATTGTATCATGCCCCGTCATCCTTTACAGCATCCCATATCAAACCCCCACAAAAAATTTTCCCCCGCCTCGACCATCCCTTCAAAGTGCGTCCCATGTTTGCGCGTACGAATCTCCTGCGACAATCACCGCTCTTTCTAGCTATTCATCACTGGAAtaagctgccaaaagaaattgcttctatacgtgatcatgactcatttgtaagtaatttgaaacgcagttttacgcatgttgggtaa